The Burkholderia ubonensis genome has a window encoding:
- a CDS encoding PAS domain-containing sensor histidine kinase — MTASGTPTRDARGPTRSPSFLRQPFAAGIVALCAGATLSLGVALMVREQWQDTVHARFQRRITHVTAMLHHELQGSVAVLEGARGTLGLAPQMTPVQWRQYVDALDLDSGRSPVRLIGYAPLSPAALGALAGHAPMPDGPLAVAALSAPASNAPDVHFGSFDQAPLARALRNGDVALGIHPADSDTSRDARTLTLFLRAAAASRTAATPADADGVLFAELNPNRLVERALDAERGLDLRISAGDNPHPIASAETTTDEAMASPDLMQRTDQLNFGGTLLTLAYSADGRPSATGAQRAAGTVLAAGLLASVVFAALVHALVRGRPGSSAAELGARSSGILNEARMMGIIRSSMEAIITIDEKQTIVIFNPMAEQVFGVSAMEAIGAPLSRFIPERFRAAHAKHVDQFGVTGVSERQMGRQRVLFGLRGDGEEFPIEASISQIRDASGKLYTVMLRDITQRVRAENALKQSREELRELSANLQNVREEEKTRIARELHDDLGQQLTALKMDLSVVEHTLRAPDSGRAGEDVLPHLQGMRRLIDATVASVRRIAADLRPVMLDDLGLVPAIEWLANDFTNRYGIDVERHIEPGGLAFTNAGATTLFRIVQEALTNVARHADATRVTLTLGVESGFCVLRIADNGRGAAPGGPTHEEDKSFGLIGIRERAHMLGGTVTIDTAVSRGFSISVALPLTTIQQETSIT, encoded by the coding sequence ATGACCGCCAGCGGAACCCCGACGCGCGACGCCCGAGGCCCGACGCGTTCGCCAAGCTTTTTACGCCAGCCGTTCGCGGCCGGCATCGTCGCGCTCTGCGCCGGCGCAACGCTCTCGCTGGGCGTCGCGCTGATGGTGCGCGAGCAGTGGCAAGACACCGTCCATGCCCGTTTCCAGCGCCGCATCACGCACGTGACGGCGATGCTGCACCACGAGCTGCAGGGTAGCGTCGCCGTGCTCGAAGGCGCGCGCGGCACGCTCGGCCTCGCGCCGCAGATGACGCCCGTGCAGTGGCGCCAGTATGTCGACGCGCTCGATCTCGACAGCGGCCGCTCGCCGGTCCGGCTGATCGGCTACGCGCCGCTGTCGCCGGCAGCACTCGGCGCCCTCGCCGGCCATGCGCCGATGCCGGACGGTCCGCTCGCGGTCGCCGCGCTCAGCGCCCCGGCGTCCAACGCGCCCGACGTGCATTTCGGCTCGTTCGATCAGGCGCCGCTCGCCCGCGCGCTGCGCAACGGCGACGTCGCGCTCGGCATTCATCCCGCCGACAGCGATACGTCCCGCGATGCGCGCACCCTCACCTTGTTTCTGCGCGCCGCGGCCGCGTCCCGGACGGCCGCCACGCCAGCCGACGCCGACGGCGTGCTGTTCGCCGAACTGAACCCGAATCGGCTGGTCGAGCGCGCGCTCGACGCGGAGCGCGGGCTCGATCTGCGCATCAGCGCGGGCGACAATCCGCATCCGATCGCGAGCGCGGAAACGACGACCGACGAGGCCATGGCGTCCCCCGACCTGATGCAGCGCACCGACCAGCTGAATTTCGGCGGCACGCTGCTCACGCTTGCGTATTCGGCGGACGGGCGGCCGAGCGCCACCGGCGCGCAGCGCGCGGCGGGCACGGTGCTCGCCGCCGGCCTGCTCGCGTCGGTCGTGTTCGCGGCGCTCGTGCACGCGCTGGTGCGCGGCCGGCCGGGGTCGTCCGCGGCGGAGCTCGGCGCCCGCAGCAGCGGCATCCTGAACGAAGCGCGGATGATGGGCATCATCCGCTCGTCGATGGAGGCGATCATCACGATCGACGAGAAGCAGACGATCGTGATCTTCAACCCGATGGCCGAACAGGTGTTCGGCGTGTCCGCGATGGAGGCGATCGGCGCGCCGCTGTCGCGCTTCATCCCGGAGCGGTTCCGCGCGGCGCACGCGAAGCATGTCGACCAGTTCGGCGTGACGGGCGTGTCCGAGCGGCAGATGGGACGCCAGCGCGTGCTGTTCGGGCTGCGCGGCGACGGCGAGGAATTCCCGATCGAGGCGTCGATCTCGCAGATCCGCGATGCGTCCGGCAAGCTCTACACGGTGATGTTGCGCGACATCACCCAGCGCGTGCGCGCCGAGAACGCGCTGAAGCAATCGCGCGAGGAGCTGCGCGAGCTGTCGGCGAACCTGCAGAACGTCCGCGAGGAAGAGAAGACGCGCATCGCGCGCGAGCTGCACGACGATCTCGGCCAGCAGCTCACCGCGCTGAAGATGGACCTGTCGGTCGTCGAGCACACGCTGCGCGCGCCCGACAGCGGACGGGCCGGCGAAGACGTGCTCCCCCACCTGCAGGGCATGCGGCGGCTGATCGACGCGACGGTCGCGTCGGTGCGGCGCATCGCGGCCGACCTGCGGCCGGTGATGCTCGACGATCTCGGCCTCGTGCCGGCGATCGAATGGCTCGCGAACGATTTCACGAACCGCTACGGGATCGACGTCGAGCGGCACATCGAGCCCGGCGGCCTCGCGTTCACCAATGCCGGCGCGACCACGCTGTTCCGCATCGTCCAGGAAGCGCTGACCAACGTCGCCCGCCACGCGGACGCGACCCGGGTCACGCTGACGCTCGGCGTCGAAAGCGGCTTCTGCGTGCTGCGCATCGCCGACAACGGCCGCGGCGCGGCGCCCGGCGGACCGACGCACGAAGAAGACAAGTCGTTCGGCCTGATCGGCATCCGCGAGCGCGCACACATGCTCGGCGGCACCGTGACGATCGACACCGCGGTCTCGCGCGGCTTCTCGATCAGCGTCGCCTTGCCGCTGACCACGATTCAACAGGAAACCTCAATCACATGA
- a CDS encoding cupin domain-containing protein — MPISAADLIRQFNLQPHPEGGYFRETYRAADAVTRAPDGAPRAASTAIYYLLCDGAYSSWHRIRSDEVWHFYAGDPLEVWVLDEHDGLTIHRLGNPLTHPGTVFQAVVPAGRWFGARCAAPEHVALVGCTVAPGFEFSEFELADATALAAAFPQYAEHVAALAQRRDA; from the coding sequence ATGCCGATCAGCGCCGCCGACTTGATTCGCCAGTTCAATCTGCAACCGCATCCCGAGGGCGGCTATTTCCGCGAAACCTACCGCGCCGCCGATGCGGTCACGCGTGCCCCCGACGGCGCGCCGCGCGCGGCGTCGACGGCGATCTACTACCTGCTGTGCGATGGTGCGTATTCATCGTGGCACCGGATCCGTTCGGACGAGGTCTGGCATTTCTACGCAGGCGACCCGCTCGAGGTGTGGGTGCTTGACGAGCACGACGGGCTGACGATACACCGGCTCGGCAACCCGCTCACGCATCCGGGCACCGTGTTCCAGGCCGTCGTGCCGGCCGGGCGCTGGTTCGGTGCGCGGTGCGCCGCGCCGGAGCACGTCGCGCTGGTCGGCTGCACGGTCGCGCCGGGGTTCGAGTTCTCCGAGTTCGAGCTGGCGGACGCGACCGCGCTGGCCGCCGCGTTCCCGCAGTACGCGGAACACGTCGCGGCGCTCGCGCAGCGCCGCGACGCCTGA
- a CDS encoding universal stress protein, whose translation MYKRIFVALDDSPSARLALDEAIRIAAASGGNVTCAYVVEHRPQLVDVDAGFAAEHDGDAAAADAATQVLDDAKAVLAQHRVPGTVRALTAYGEDVAAVLMRTAAEADADLIVMGTSGRHGLRRLLVGSVAESLLRAADRPVLLVRQQSAAPGA comes from the coding sequence ATGTACAAGCGAATTTTCGTGGCGCTCGACGACAGCCCAAGTGCGCGTCTGGCGCTGGATGAGGCGATCAGGATCGCGGCGGCATCGGGCGGCAACGTGACGTGTGCGTACGTCGTCGAACATCGGCCGCAACTCGTCGACGTCGACGCGGGCTTCGCGGCCGAACACGACGGCGATGCGGCGGCGGCCGACGCGGCGACGCAGGTGCTCGACGACGCGAAAGCGGTACTCGCGCAGCATCGCGTGCCGGGCACGGTGCGCGCGCTGACCGCGTATGGCGAGGACGTCGCGGCCGTGCTGATGCGCACGGCGGCCGAGGCCGACGCGGACCTGATCGTGATGGGCACGAGCGGGCGGCACGGCTTGCGCCGGCTGCTGGTCGGCAGCGTCGCGGAGTCGCTGCTGCGCGCGGCGGACCGGCCGGTGCTGCTGGTGCGGCAGCAGAGCGCCGCTCCGGGCGCCTGA